GTCAAACGCCGTTTTCTAGCTTTCATCTCTCGATTTTTCCAAAACGTTGCCCACTGGACTGGACACAGAGTTTTTGGCGCACCGCCAAACCCGAATGCGCATGCCGATTGCCCACGGATAACCCCTTTGCCTCGCCCATGAGCAGCCGCCCCGGACACGCAACACGCACGCATGCCAGCTCAACCGTAGCACCCTGAGCCATGGATCTCGGGGATTCAGACGGCGGCTTCGATGCCGGCTTTGGTGGCCCGGAAAAGAAGCGCCCACTGCCCGCCGACCTGCCGCGGTCACTAGACGACCGGAGACATGCTCCCGCCGAGTTGCTGGTGCCCGAGACGGAGATGTACGACGGATGGCAGGGTTGGTGTCCCTTCAACCTTCCCCTTTTTGCTCTCCCACGTCATACCGTGTGCTAACTCACAAgtctttttgcttttcagGACAATCGCAATTCCTGACCACGCCCATCACCGCGAAGCCGTTATCGTTTGGCAACCTGACGCTGGATGACCCCAACtacgaggaggagttgacAAAGGGCGGCCCGGACAGCGAGAAACGGCTTATGGAAATGCTTGCCGCCCAGGCCGCACACACAACGAGCGCCGTgtttgaggacgaggatgtgGTCGCTGCCGATCCGAAGCggtccgaggaggagaagaaggatgtaTTGCAGAGGACGTTCATCATGGCCGCCAGCAATGGCAACCTGGAGTCTGTAAACAAGATATTGAACGGAAAGGCCAGGGAATACATAGACGTGAATGCGCCAGACGACGAGGGGACGCCGGCCCTCATATACGCGAGCTGCTTTGTTAGTGCTATTAGCCATGCGCTCTCCCGGAAATTGCCCATGCTAATTGTTTTGGTGGTAGGGACACGAGTCGGTGGTACAGGCGTTGATTGACGCGGGAGCCGATGTCGACAAGCAGGATCGCAATCAGTGGAGTGCTCTTATGTGGGCCATGACAAACAGACACAAGGGAATCGCGACGATACTTTTGGACAATGGGGCGTCGCCAGATAAGAAGACCTCGACAGGGAGGACGGCGTTCGATTTCGCTGGCCAGGATAGCGACATGAACTTTTACCTCAACGACAGTGGCGGGTATGGCATCGGAACGGTCGGGCTGGACGATGACTTTTATAAACCTGGATTTTCCCAGGACAAGTTCGAGGAAGAGTTGGCCGAAAACGAAATGCGCCGACGCATGATGATGGACAGTGCTAGGGATCTGGAGGTGGACCTTGGCAACATGGGCATCGATGACCAGCCTGAGGTTTGTAGCCCCTATTtaacccctttttttttctgagCTGATGCTAACAATCTCAGACCTTTGATGAATtcgatgaagaagaacagcAGGAGTTTGACTGGTCAAGATGTCTTCACGATCAAATGTTTGTTTTCCAGGAGAGCGATCTCGACACGATCCTAGACAttgtcatcaccaacatgacACCGCAACGATCTCCAACTCAGAAACCAGTACCAGCAAACATGATTTTCCTCGGGGCCAGATATGCGCATTATCACGCCAGTCCAGAGTTACTGGCGAAGCTACTGGTAACAGCTATGGACAAGATCAACTACGTGGTGGAACAACACCAATGGGACATGACTATTCTTGCGTTCTGGATGTCCAACGCCACGCTTCTTCTACATTACCTCAAAAAAGACGACGGCCTCGTCGAGGCCACGACCGAGTTCCAAGCGCAATTGGCCGAGCTGATTAACGAAATTTTTATTCTTATCGTCCGCGACGCCGAGAGACGCCTGGACAAGGTGCTCGAACCGGCGATGCTCGACCACGAAACGATACCGGGGTTCGAAAACATCACGTTTCAAAACGAATGGAAGCTCTTcaagaggaaaaaagaggTGCAAGAAGAGCCTCTCGAGAAGCGATTACGACCTCCGTCGCCAAAACAGCGAGCGAAGCCCTCGCCACGAAACGTTACTTCCCTGCTGTCGTCCACCCTTTTTGTGCTGGATCTTTATGATGTTCACTCGGTGATCACGGCGCAGATTTCTTCGCAGCTGATATACTGGCTCGGGGCGGAGCTGTTCAACCGCATCATGTCCAACAGGAAGTACCTGGCGAGGACGAAGGCGATGCAGATCAGGATGAATATTTCTGTCTTGGAGGACTGGGTGAGGAGCAACAACCGGCAGCCGGAGCATTATGAAAAAGGGGAGATGAAGTCGACGGGGGAGACGTTGTTGGAGGCGTCGAAGAGGCACCTGGCGCCGGTGATTCAGCTGCTGCAGTGGCTGCAGTGTTTTTCGAGTCTGGGGCAGGACGACCTGGAGGCGCTGGTGGGGACGCTGCAGCAGTTGCGGAGTCTGAGTCCGCAGCAGCTGTTGCATTCGGCGGCGCATTATAGGccggaggttggggaggggggactgCCGAAGTCGGCACAGAAGTATTTGGCTGCTGTTCAGAAGGagcgggaggcgaggaggaaggtggctggggaggggtCATCGCCGGGGAAGAATAAgaatggaggtggtgaggttcCGATGTCGCCGGCggagggcggcggggggatgtttgatgaggaggtggaggaggcgccgGCGAATTTGCTGCTGGATCCGGCGTTGATGCTGCCGTTTGTGCTGCCTAGCGTGACGGATATGTTGGTTAGTTATGgggctgggtttgggggggtgaatagggagcgggagaggaagtATTTGCCTAGTATACCGCCGGAGTTTTTGGAGAGGATTGAGAATTCGACTGGGCAgagtggtgggggtggaggggggatgggagggggagggataggggGGATGGATAGGGGGCAGAGGTTgtatggggggagggattgggaggatgaggagtaGAGTGGGGGTTAGGGGGTTAGGGGATACTCTATAAATTCAAATGATAGATGGGTTCTCTTTGCTGTATGGGTGTTTGTGTATAAGGGAAGCTACCAGAACAAAGAAGCAtagatggggggggggttgtgatggtttCAGGAGAGAATATTTCCAGCGTTATTGTCCATTTACTGTTGGACTTGGAAGCAAGACTCAGGGGCAGAAATGCAGACTGGGCTGGGAAGCGTTGATTGATTGCTATCCTTGGACATAATACAGTCATTCTGCTGTAATTTACACATTCTGTCTCGGTGGTTGattgcttttttttcttgggagTGTTGGTACTCTGCAAGCTGCAAGGGACGGGACCAAACCTACCTACGGCTGCTTAGTTGGGCCATTGGGCTTGTCTTGCCTAggtgcttttcttttcttcttttcggcACTGAACGACACCTTAATGGTCAGCGGCCTTcgcccctcctctctccgactctctgtctctggttcttcttcttcttttctgcaggtacagctcctccatcatTGGACGGGTACTACTCTGCGAGGTAGTATAGAAATTTGAcacatcagcatcatcatcaccgacctCGGCACTCTTCTGTTTTTCACCCTGTTTTGAGTTCTTTTCAAGCTGTCTTACCTACGGACTGTTGTCCGGTGCTtctttccctcttcttcctctggccACAATTCGGGCTGCCATGCatgctctgctgctgctgctgcaggtACGGGATCCTCATCACGCTCTCATATTGCTACGCTGAGCTGGCTTTTTAGTCTCGGCAGTCAGaagtttcttcttttcttctctgtGACAGTCTATCTTATTCTCCTCGGCAATGCTGCGTTCTTCTTTCCAGGTTTTTTCTGGTAGGTGCTCATGCATCCTGCAAGGGACGAGGAGAGCTATCAAGGGAGTACACGATGATTTGATTGGATTGaagtgtgtgtttgtgtgtgtgtgtgtgtggtcaACGATGCaggtcggtcggtcggtcggtaTGTGGCCCTACACTACAGGATGCTGTACACCGTGTCACTTCTTGCTTCTGGCGGTTATGATGAGAGTAGTAGACAGGGCAGAGAGAACGTGGGTTGCATGGGTTGGTGAACCTGGTTTGGCAACGGGGTGCTTAAACTTGGACGAACGATAGGTGGTTTTTTATTGCATGGGTACCTAGGGCAGAGAGGGCAGGTGTTGGCAATCGATGATGGGAGAGGCAAACACGGCGAGGCAttttttggggttgggtcgTTATGCTGCGGTGAAGGGTGACTTTGATGTGTATGCAGGGCGAGTTGTCAGTTCTGAGGTGATTATGCAAACGAAGggattggtgatgagaaaGTGAGAGCAAGGGCCGTATCAAGGTGAGACTTGGACGTAAAACGGCGCTGACCTAGGTCTGTAGCCAAGGTAACCAAGGTGAGAGTGATTTGCTTCTATGCATGGTCTAGTCAAGGGTGGCCAAGGGAGAATAGAAGCAGGCCCTATGCCGGACCCATTTCCGTGAATACCCTCAACCCTAGATTTATAATGAAGCGAGGGATGTATGTTGACCGCGGAGCAGCCGAGCCGAACCGCTTCAGCCCACCAATGGGTTTCACGGCTTTTCAAATTTTCCAGCTCTAgtcgggggagggaaaaaaTATATGTCGGGGTTGAATCTCTTTTTTGGTGAAGCTGGCTAAATTGGTCTTGCCACGTCaaaaagtggtggtgggaagcaTGGCCGCCCAATCACTTGATTCACCAGTCACCTGAACCGGACCGTGGGATTCCGTTGGTGGGTGTCCTCTGGAAAGGACAGGATCATGGTTCTTCGGGTCACCGCTCCGGATTTGTTCTTTGATTCACTCGATCAGTGACAAGGAGGAGCGGTCACCAGATGTCACCATCATAGAATCACAGAAACAaaaagtggaggaggaaaacaaGCGGGGAAGGTCAAGGACCCCACCGTTCGTCGGAGCTGGGGCCGAGAAGCaagtcatcaacaccaaaatcCGCAGCTGAGATGCGAGTGTTTTCGgggttgttttcttcttgtttgCCGATGTGGTCCAAGACTGGCGAGTGAGACAGATCTCAGGATCGAGCTGAATGATGACAAGAAAatcaagagagagaaaaagagagacgACAATGTCTTGGCATGAGAGCGGTGGGGGTTGCCCAAGTGGGACAGTGCAGGTATCCCGAAGTGGTGTAAGTGATAAGGACACCGGACGGTCAGCGAGATGTCCCATCGCAAACGGAGGGAGGAATGAGCAAAGTTTATACATTGTGTTGATCCCAAGAGTCTTCCACTCGGGTTGATATGGTCAGACTGAAAATATTCCCAAAACCAGCCAGACAAGGTGCAGACTGTCTCGGAGGTGTGCTAACAGAACAGAAACAGACGGCGGGATTAAACAAGCCGCGAACCGTAATAGGCAGCATGCAGGGCTGTCAATGCTGCTTTATTACCTGCAGCCCAGTGGCCGTTTGGCAGGTCTTGTCTTGCGCAAACCTCGGCCGAGAATTTGACTGGTTGACATGTTGAAGCCCGCACTGAGGTGGCATCCTCTGGCTGGTCCGTCGATGCTAGCGGCGAgaataagaaaaaaaagcctCCAAGAGGTCTGGTCTGGTTGGGTGCCATATTGGGCTCCACGATGATGCAGATGCAAGTCCCGGATCTGGGTGACCCCCAGTtcccaagaagaaaacaagtgGGAAGGGACCCTTCACATAACTGGGTCATCTCCCGCTCGCTCACCCTCCAAGCCACGGCAAAAAAAAGGGCTATATTTCTGCGACTTTTGTTTCACTGCCCGGGACCTTCCTCGGCCGCAAGTGATACACACGAACAGACCTTGTGGTTCTCCGCTCTTTCGGACGCAAGCCTGGAGCAGATACCCGGAACGCCGTGACGCCCACTCACTCGGCGCTTGTTTTGATCTCAAGCGTTTGCCTTCATAGATGCTTTAAGCCGTTCCCAACTTTCCCACCGTTCATGGCTGTTCGGGGAACCTGTTTCTTCTTGCCCGGACGACTCCTGTCTTCTTTCACGAGCTTTGCCAGCCCAGCCGACACCTTGAGAGTCAACACCTTGAGAGTCAACACCGTTGGTACTACCATATAATACCTACTGCCAGTCTTGGACATTGGAACAACAAGCAAGCTGTGCCGTAGTCGCTGCAACCTTGACAACGGAAGAATGGCCCCCCAGAAAGTTGCCAGCGTGCGCCACAAATCGAGGCCATCAGCACGACTTGCTCCCTTCCGCGACGACAGCAGTCTGGTAGCGCTGCGGTACGAGCAGACAAAACAAGCAGAGCCTCCCattccccttccaccaccgagAAATCCTCGCCGCATAATGCATCGCCCTGGTTCGACCATCGCATCGTCCTCCCCGAGTTCGCcaatcaccatcaaccccccgcCTGTTCCACCGCCGCAAGAAGAGCACCCTCTGTTCCGCACCCAGCCGTCACCCCGGTCCCCAGCAGACGAGTGGAAGAGAGACTCGGGTCTGGCGCCGACATCTTCTTCGGTTACGctccgagaagaaggtgcTGAAGATCCTGGGTTTCAAAAGTTCCTCGAGGTTATCGATGACGCGGCATCGGTATACTCCTCTGACGAGCAGCAGAACGGCCGAAAGGACGCGTCTCCGATCCTAGATATCTTTCCCACTCCACCTCTGCGTATCTCgattcctcctcgtcgctcCGAGTCTGAGTGTGCGCCCCAGGACAACGGAATTGTATCACCTAGCCAGACCACGGCGCCGGCATCGCCAGTGACACCAACACGTCAAACGTCTCTCACCAAGAGAATAGGCCAAACACTAGGACTCCGCTCCAAGTCGGAAGGGTCGAAACGGTTGCGAAAAAAGATGCTTGGCGACGACAAGGCTGCAGCTGCAACGGCCGAGGCTGGTCATGGAACAGCCATGCGGGGCGTGCCGGGGCCGCTAAAATCGCCTAAACTCCCCGTGCTCCCCAGTTCTCCCACTACCCCAGCAGGGCCCCCTGTCTTGCGCGGCAGCTCTAACAGGGGAAACATTCCTGCAACATTAGGATCTTCTGCAACAGCCACCactcccacaacccccacaGCTCCTACAACTCCTGCAAATACAGGAGACACCACTTTCATGCCTCTCGACACGCCCATTCCCGCCGACAGCCTGTGGGACGACCTCGGTGACCTGTCCTTCTCCAAGAGAGGCAGCATCATGTTTGGCGGCAAAAGTGACCCATTCAAGATGTTGAAGGCCGCCAGTGCAGCCAGCTCGGCGGCAGCTCCCGCGACAGcgacagaaaaagaaaccgcGACACCGCtctcgacgacgacgacgaaatCCCCCGACGCGGCGGCCACGACGGTATCCAGCGATCGCCCTCCCACCGACTCGGACACGATCATGATAACCCCCGAGAAGACACGCTCGTCGAcgcacaccaccaccctgtcGGTACCGAGCATTCGCGTCCTGCCGGTAGATGTAGAGAGGGAATCACAAAAGGTGAGATCGCTCTATGAATCGTCTGGCGAGGGCTGTGGCTTGAactgggaggatggggggcacgtgtcgtcgtcgtcgtatGGTTGCGGCGtcggcagcaacaccaccagtgTTGTCgatcagcatcatcagcatcggCGCCTCGAGCCCACAGTGGAAGTCCCAtccgaagaggaagagataGCAGTTGTGTACGGTTTTCCTTGGCTTTCGTTTCTTCGCATTTTATGCTTATCTTGagtttattttttttattttatttttttggttttttggcACACAAGAGTTTACTGACAGCGagcgccttctttttctcgctCACGACTACAGATCTTCTTctactcctccctcttcaagTCGGGTACCATCAAGCGCAGCCggtcagcaacagcaagctcagcaacagcagcaagcgcCAAGCGACCGTCTCTCAGCGCGTACTACTCCAGCGTCGAATACACCACGGTCGGCCAGTTCCTTGTCTCCGCTACGAGATAGCCACGCTTCTACCGCGGTCACGAGGAGGGAATATGAAAGGGCGGGTGGTATTGAGGACTGGGAGGATGTAGGGTTTTCGGATGTGGATCGGTATGGGTTCATCAGCCAGCGCCCACCTGCAAGACCGGAAACGGCGAGGGCTGGGACCCCAGAGCTGAGGTCGGCGCAGATGCCGCCTAGAAGGAGGAACGTACTGACCAAGAGACCCATGACGGCTTATTCCGCCaccgggggtggaggtggtagTTTGGGGGGTTACATTCGACCACCAAGCAGGAAGGTTTCGACGAGGTCACTCAACACTTTTACGAGCGAATTCTCGACTCTGTCGAGGAGAtcgacgaggagctcgaTCAGATCGGCGACGAATCGGTTGCCGCATAATAGGGATCGGAGGTGGATGGATGAAGCGGGGGACATGCTTGCTTTGCAGGCGGGACTGACGGGGATCAACACGGATGAtcatggggatgggggaggggtggggtttGCCAGCAACGTCGGGGTGAACGGGGGGAAGAACACGGAGGCACAGAAACGTAAGGAGTTGGAACGGGCCGAGAagtggaggaagatggcgacaGTTGTGAATAAGAAGGCtgggtcgtcgtcgtcggcctcaCAGCCAAGTAGTCAGGGGCAGGGGATGGATTACGAATTCGACACCAAAAACGCAAAGTTGATTGACAGGACCTGGAAGGGCATCCCGGACTGCTggcgggcggcggcgtgGTATTCCTTTTTGGCCACGAGCGCCAGGCAGTGGAAGAGCACCGAGACGGACGACTACTTGATTGCCGAATTTACGAGGCTGCAGCACGAGAGCTCGCCGGATGATGTGCAGATTGACCTGGACGTGCCGAGGACGATTAACGGGCATATCATGTTCCGCAAGCGGTATCGTGGCGGTCAGAGGCTGCTTTTCAGGGTGCTGCATGCCATCTCGCTGTTTTTTCCCGAGTTGGGCTATGTGCAGGGGATGGCGCCCCTTGCGGCGACGCTGCTGTGTTAttttgacgaggagaggtGTTTCGTCATGCTAGTGAGGATGTGGCGGTACCGCGGGCTGGAGCACCTTTACAAGCCCGGCTTTGCGGAGCTGAtgggggtgctggaggaCTTTGAGAACAGGTGGCTGGCCGGGAAGGACGTGGcggccaagctcaaggagctggCGATTGATGCCACGG
The window above is part of the Podospora bellae-mahoneyi strain CBS 112042 chromosome 3, whole genome shotgun sequence genome. Proteins encoded here:
- a CDS encoding hypothetical protein (EggNog:ENOG503NX4T; COG:S); its protein translation is MAPQKVASVRHKSRPSARLAPFRDDSSLVALRYEQTKQAEPPIPLPPPRNPRRIMHRPGSTIASSSPSSPITINPPPVPPPQEEHPLFRTQPSPRSPADEWKRDSGLAPTSSSVTLREEGAEDPGFQKFLEVIDDAASVYSSDEQQNGRKDASPILDIFPTPPLRISIPPRRSESECAPQDNGIVSPSQTTAPASPVTPTRQTSLTKRIGQTLGLRSKSEGSKRLRKKMLGDDKAAAATAEAGHGTAMRGVPGPLKSPKLPVLPSSPTTPAGPPVLRGSSNRGNIPATLGSSATATTPTTPTAPTTPANTGDTTFMPLDTPIPADSLWDDLGDLSFSKRGSIMFGGKSDPFKMLKAASAASSAAAPATATEKETATPLSTTTTKSPDAAATTVSSDRPPTDSDTIMITPEKTRSSTHTTTLSVPSIRVLPVDVERESQKVRSLYESSGEGCGLNWEDGGHVSSSSYGCGVGSNTTSVVDQHHQHRRLEPTVEVPSEEEEIAVVSSSTPPSSSRVPSSAAGQQQQAQQQQQAPSDRLSARTTPASNTPRSASSLSPLRDSHASTAVTRREYERAGGIEDWEDVGFSDVDRYGFISQRPPARPETARAGTPELRSAQMPPRRRNVLTKRPMTAYSATGGGGGSLGGYIRPPSRKVSTRSLNTFTSEFSTLSRRSTRSSIRSATNRLPHNRDRRWMDEAGDMLALQAGLTGINTDDHGDGGGVGFASNVGVNGGKNTEAQKRKELERAEKWRKMATVVNKKAGSSSSASQPSSQGQGMDYEFDTKNAKLIDRTWKGIPDCWRAAAWYSFLATSARQWKSTETDDYLIAEFTRLQHESSPDDVQIDLDVPRTINGHIMFRKRYRGGQRLLFRVLHAISLFFPELGYVQGMAPLAATLLCYFDEERCFVMLVRMWRYRGLEHLYKPGFAELMGVLEDFENRWLAGKDVAAKLKELAIDATAYGTRWYLTLFNLSIPFPAQLRVWDVFMLLGECPPPNYEEQQQQLGEKEKGKGPGLGATGVPKGLDILHATSAALISALRDVLLDSDFENAMKALTAWIPIKDEDLLMKVTRAEWRVHHKEGGGGSKWKM
- a CDS encoding hypothetical protein (EggNog:ENOG503Q3J3; COG:S), with product MDLGDSDGGFDAGFGGPEKKRPLPADLPRSLDDRRHAPAELLVPETEMYDGWQGQSQFLTTPITAKPLSFGNLTLDDPNYEEELTKGGPDSEKRLMEMLAAQAAHTTSAVFEDEDVVAADPKRSEEEKKDVLQRTFIMAASNGNLESVNKILNGKAREYIDVNAPDDEGTPALIYASCFGHESVVQALIDAGADVDKQDRNQWSALMWAMTNRHKGIATILLDNGASPDKKTSTGRTAFDFAGQDSDMNFYLNDSGGYGIGTVGLDDDFYKPGFSQDKFEEELAENEMRRRMMMDSARDLEVDLGNMGIDDQPETFDEFDEEEQQEFDWSRCLHDQMFVFQESDLDTILDIVITNMTPQRSPTQKPVPANMIFLGARYAHYHASPELLAKLLVTAMDKINYVVEQHQWDMTILAFWMSNATLLLHYLKKDDGLVEATTEFQAQLAELINEIFILIVRDAERRLDKVLEPAMLDHETIPGFENITFQNEWKLFKRKKEVQEEPLEKRLRPPSPKQRAKPSPRNVTSLLSSTLFVLDLYDVHSVITAQISSQLIYWLGAELFNRIMSNRKYLARTKAMQIRMNISVLEDWVRSNNRQPEHYEKGEMKSTGETLLEASKRHLAPVIQLLQWLQCFSSLGQDDLEALVGTLQQLRSLSPQQLLHSAAHYRPEVGEGGLPKSAQKYLAAVQKEREARRKVAGEGSSPGKNKNGGGEVPMSPAEGGGGMFDEEVEEAPANLLLDPALMLPFVLPSVTDMLVSYGAGFGGVNRERERKYLPSIPPEFLERIENSTGQSGGGGGGMGGGGIGGMDRGQRLYGGRDWEDEE